A genomic segment from Candidatus Binatia bacterium encodes:
- a CDS encoding DUF971 domain-containing protein, whose product MQFSPSTVKRLGRESIEILWNDGHRSIYQNRFLRDHCPCASCRERPSHSLPVLGSSELHPLQIGVVGRYALSIQWSDQHGSGIYSYETLRQLCPCESCQNGVGKPSAA is encoded by the coding sequence ATGCAATTCTCACCTTCAACCGTCAAGCGGCTCGGCAGAGAGAGCATCGAGATCCTTTGGAATGATGGGCACAGGAGCATCTATCAGAACCGGTTTTTGCGCGATCATTGCCCCTGCGCCAGTTGTCGCGAGCGGCCGAGTCATTCGCTGCCGGTTCTCGGCAGCAGCGAGCTGCACCCGCTCCAGATCGGCGTGGTCGGCCGGTACGCGCTCAGCATACAGTGGAGTGACCAGCACGGCAGCGGCATCTACAGCTACGAGACCCTGCGACAGTTATGTCCCTGCGAATCTTGTCAAAATGGCGTCGGCAAACCAAGCGCGGCATGA